One part of the Flavobacterium johnsoniae UW101 genome encodes these proteins:
- a CDS encoding NAD(P)H-hydrate dehydratase, translated as MKSPFLINKEEIVKIYKPVNPHTHKGIQGHAVIIAGSYGKIGAGVLASKSCLKSGCGLVTTFIPKCGYQILQISIPEVMTVTDENTNFITSIHLPLQPQAVGIGPGIGKELGTQKALFEFLRINKAPLVIDADALNILAENQSWLELVPEDTIVTPHPKELERLIGKWNSEAEKFQKTIAFSEKYKIIVVMKGAPTFIINRTSVYENTTGNAALATAGSGDVLTGILTSLLAQGYEPKYASKLGVYLHGLTADLALPKTGYESFTASTIIKYLGKAFLSLV; from the coding sequence ATGAAGTCTCCGTTTTTAATCAACAAAGAAGAAATTGTAAAGATTTATAAACCCGTAAATCCGCACACACATAAGGGAATTCAAGGACATGCCGTGATTATTGCCGGAAGTTATGGCAAAATTGGAGCAGGAGTTCTGGCCTCAAAATCCTGCTTAAAATCTGGCTGCGGACTCGTAACGACTTTTATACCAAAATGCGGTTATCAAATCCTTCAAATTTCCATTCCAGAAGTGATGACTGTGACAGACGAAAATACCAATTTTATAACCAGTATTCATTTACCATTACAGCCGCAGGCTGTTGGAATTGGACCCGGAATAGGAAAAGAACTCGGAACACAAAAAGCTTTATTCGAATTTTTAAGAATCAACAAAGCGCCATTAGTTATAGATGCAGACGCATTGAATATTTTAGCAGAAAACCAATCCTGGTTAGAATTAGTTCCCGAAGACACAATAGTAACACCTCATCCAAAAGAATTAGAACGCCTGATAGGCAAATGGAATTCTGAAGCTGAAAAATTTCAAAAAACAATCGCCTTTTCAGAAAAATATAAAATCATTGTTGTCATGAAAGGCGCACCAACATTCATTATAAACAGAACTTCAGTCTACGAAAATACAACCGGAAACGCGGCACTTGCAACAGCAGGAAGCGGCGATGTCTTAACCGGAATCCTCACCAGTCTTTTAGCGCAAGGTTATGAACCTAAATACGCTTCAAAATTAGGAGTTTATCTTCATGGATTAACAGCTGATTTAGCTTTACCCAAAACAGGTTATGAGTCTTTTACGGCTTCTACCATTATTAAATATCTTGGAAAAGCGTTTTTGAGTTTAGTTTAA
- a CDS encoding HipA family kinase codes for MKNNFDLRTVNVMRYITPLREGGSLPALAEADDDFKYVLKFRGAGHGVKALIAELVGGQIAKALKLQLPELVFANLDEAFGRTEADEEIQDLLQGSQGLNLALHFLSGAITFDPAVTTVDAKLASQIVWLDAYITNVDRTFKNTNMLIWHKELWLIDHGACLYFHHSWNNWEQHAKSPFALIKDHVLLPQASLLKEVDAEFKAILTPEILEEIVNTIPLDWLQWEDADETPEGLRNVYLQFLKTRLENSEIFVNQAQNAR; via the coding sequence ATGAAAAACAACTTCGATCTTAGAACAGTAAATGTCATGCGTTATATAACGCCGCTGCGCGAAGGAGGTTCTTTACCTGCTTTGGCAGAAGCCGATGACGATTTTAAATACGTATTAAAATTCAGGGGAGCCGGTCACGGTGTAAAAGCCCTTATAGCCGAATTAGTAGGCGGACAAATTGCAAAAGCTTTAAAACTACAATTACCAGAATTAGTATTCGCAAATCTCGACGAAGCTTTTGGAAGAACCGAAGCCGATGAAGAAATTCAGGATTTACTGCAGGGAAGTCAGGGATTAAACCTGGCACTTCATTTTTTATCCGGCGCGATAACTTTTGATCCTGCCGTAACAACAGTCGATGCAAAATTAGCTTCGCAGATTGTCTGGCTTGATGCTTATATTACAAACGTAGACAGAACTTTTAAAAATACCAATATGTTGATCTGGCATAAAGAATTATGGCTTATCGACCACGGAGCGTGTTTGTATTTCCATCATTCATGGAACAACTGGGAACAGCATGCCAAAAGTCCGTTTGCATTGATAAAAGATCACGTTTTACTGCCTCAGGCTTCACTTTTAAAAGAAGTAGACGCTGAGTTTAAAGCCATTTTAACGCCGGAAATTTTAGAAGAAATTGTAAACACAATTCCGCTTGACTGGCTGCAGTGGGAAGATGCAGATGAAACACCAGAAGGCTTACGAAACGTTTATTTACAGTTTTTAAAAACAAGATTAGAGAATTCAGAAATATTTGTAAATCAGGCTCAAAATGCAAGATAA
- a CDS encoding Crp/Fnr family transcriptional regulator, translating to MYNLLRKNIERKVPLTDEEWNIIVSKAELVKLKKNQFLQIQDSHNSYEGFILKGSFKTYIVNENGTETVIFFSFEDEWMCDLESFYHQKPTTYNIKAIEDSEILVISKIKKAQLFQEIPKIMQFHVLMIERANVAIQQRLLDVLNKTSKQRYLDFKERYPQKVSSINNKNLSSYLGVSHEFLSKIKRRC from the coding sequence ATGTACAACCTACTACGAAAAAACATTGAAAGGAAAGTTCCGCTCACTGATGAAGAATGGAACATTATTGTTTCAAAAGCAGAACTTGTAAAATTAAAGAAAAATCAGTTCTTGCAGATTCAGGATTCTCATAACAGTTATGAAGGATTCATTTTAAAAGGATCGTTTAAAACCTACATCGTAAACGAAAACGGAACAGAAACCGTAATTTTCTTTTCCTTTGAAGACGAATGGATGTGTGACCTGGAAAGTTTTTACCATCAAAAACCAACGACCTACAACATTAAAGCCATTGAAGACAGCGAAATTTTGGTTATCAGTAAAATCAAAAAAGCGCAGCTGTTTCAAGAAATTCCAAAAATTATGCAGTTTCACGTTCTTATGATTGAACGTGCTAATGTTGCCATCCAGCAAAGACTATTGGATGTTCTTAATAAAACTTCGAAACAGCGTTATCTTGATTTTAAAGAGCGTTATCCGCAAAAGGTAAGTTCGATAAACAATAAGAATTTGTCTTCGTATTTGGGAGTTTCTCACGAGTTTCTTTCGAAGATAAAAAGGAGGTGCTAA
- a CDS encoding GNAT family N-acetyltransferase, translated as MITKATIEDIPALTILINSAYRGETSKKGWTTEAYLLEGKRTDEQEMTEIFLDSKNTILKFTENDKIIGSVLLVEKGHQLYLGMLTVSPELQNSGIGKKLLAEAENHAKSLGLSSIIMTVISVRDELVAWYKRHGYVDTGKREAFPESEIHVTVSEEPLEFIYLEKKI; from the coding sequence ATGATTACAAAAGCAACAATCGAAGATATTCCAGCATTAACCATCTTAATAAACTCAGCCTACAGAGGCGAAACCTCAAAAAAAGGCTGGACAACCGAAGCCTATTTATTAGAAGGAAAAAGAACCGACGAACAAGAAATGACCGAAATCTTTCTGGATTCAAAAAATACAATTCTGAAATTTACAGAGAATGACAAGATTATTGGTTCGGTTTTATTGGTTGAAAAAGGTCATCAATTGTATTTAGGAATGCTGACCGTTTCACCTGAACTTCAAAATAGCGGCATCGGGAAAAAACTTTTGGCTGAAGCCGAAAATCATGCAAAATCTCTAGGATTGTCAAGTATTATTATGACAGTAATTTCGGTGCGTGATGAACTTGTAGCTTGGTACAAACGTCATGGTTATGTAGATACAGGAAAACGTGAAGCTTTTCCTGAGAGTGAAATTCATGTAACGGTTTCAGAAGAACCTTTGGAGTTTATATATTTAGAGAAGAAAATTTAG
- a CDS encoding pectate lyase family protein translates to MNLKLKLSMFLLTLTFGFTACNSEEIASNTEAKTEAVTETPSGNLTAKIGNCAEVPGWASQNGGTTGGGSAAETTVTTYAQLKSAIENSSVKVIKISGTITVTTRLSFQDQTGKTIYGANGAKLVSTNQTKDASGIINIKRCKNIIIRNLIFEGPGAYDTDGWDNAILDECTNVWVDHCEFRDGVDGNFDIKNKSDYISVTYSKFHYLKPPKAGGSGGSDDHRYSNLIGSSDGATGDRGKLRITFARCWWAPGCKERMPRVRFGKVHIVNSFFNSTVSNKCIAAGFEADIRVESNVFEGVKTPIDLMTGYTAVTATDNVFTSVSGNQAGSGTAFTPPYSIVKLNKTAVKADISANAGATLGGNICGSF, encoded by the coding sequence ATGAACTTAAAATTAAAACTTTCAATGTTTTTACTAACATTGACTTTCGGATTTACAGCATGTAACTCTGAAGAAATTGCTTCGAACACAGAAGCAAAAACTGAAGCAGTAACCGAAACTCCTTCAGGCAATTTAACTGCTAAAATTGGAAACTGTGCCGAAGTTCCGGGCTGGGCTTCTCAAAACGGCGGAACAACCGGCGGAGGTTCTGCTGCTGAAACTACGGTTACTACTTATGCTCAGCTGAAATCGGCTATTGAAAACAGCTCTGTAAAAGTTATTAAAATTTCAGGAACTATTACAGTTACGACCAGATTGTCATTTCAGGATCAAACCGGTAAAACTATTTATGGTGCAAACGGTGCAAAGTTGGTTTCGACTAATCAGACAAAAGATGCTTCTGGAATCATCAACATCAAAAGATGTAAAAACATTATCATTAGAAACCTAATTTTTGAAGGCCCGGGTGCTTATGATACTGACGGATGGGACAATGCAATTTTGGACGAATGTACAAATGTATGGGTTGACCACTGCGAATTTAGAGATGGTGTTGATGGAAACTTCGACATTAAAAACAAATCTGATTATATTTCGGTTACGTATTCTAAATTCCATTATTTAAAACCGCCAAAAGCTGGAGGTTCTGGAGGATCTGATGATCACAGATATTCAAACTTAATTGGTTCAAGCGACGGTGCAACAGGCGACCGCGGAAAATTGAGAATCACTTTTGCAAGATGCTGGTGGGCTCCTGGATGTAAAGAAAGAATGCCGAGAGTTCGTTTTGGGAAAGTACATATCGTAAACAGTTTCTTTAACAGTACGGTAAGCAACAAATGCATCGCTGCAGGTTTTGAAGCTGATATTCGCGTAGAAAGCAATGTTTTTGAAGGTGTAAAAACACCAATCGATTTAATGACAGGTTATACTGCAGTTACAGCAACCGACAACGTATTTACAAGTGTATCAGGAAATCAGGCTGGAAGCGGTACAGCTTTTACACCGCCTTATTCTATTGTAAAGCTTAATAAAACAGCTGTAAAAGCCGATATTTCTGCTAACGCAGGAGCAACTTTGGGCGGTAACATTTGCGGCTCTTTCTAA
- a CDS encoding DUF3037 domain-containing protein produces MQDNHLYEYAVIRVVPRVEREEFLNIGIILFCKKAKFIKVLFHLNKEKIQALSSDFDIEQLECNLTSLEKIANGAKDGGPIAEFEIPERFRWLTAIRSSAIQTSRPHPGLCQDLEKTIQRLFEELVL; encoded by the coding sequence ATGCAAGATAATCACTTATACGAATATGCTGTGATTCGTGTTGTGCCAAGGGTAGAACGCGAAGAATTCCTAAATATCGGAATCATTTTATTCTGCAAAAAAGCCAAGTTTATTAAAGTGCTTTTTCATCTTAATAAAGAAAAAATACAAGCGCTTTCTTCTGATTTTGACATCGAACAATTAGAATGCAATTTAACATCATTAGAAAAAATTGCAAACGGAGCCAAAGATGGCGGTCCAATTGCTGAATTTGAGATTCCAGAGCGTTTTCGCTGGTTAACAGCTATTAGAAGTTCTGCAATACAAACTTCAAGACCTCATCCGGGATTGTGTCAGGATTTAGAGAAAACCATTCAGAGATTGTTTGAAGAGTTGGTGCTTTAA